The genomic window CGCGAACGGCGGGACGGTGTGGCGACTCGGCCCGGCCGAGTGAGACGCGGTGGAGCGATCACTCGTGCGAGCACGCGAGGTCCAGCGACGCCACGGTCGGGGCAGTCGGAGTGCCCTGACTGCCGCTGGGCGCGACCGAACCCACCGACGGAGGCTACTTCGCGTTCTGAAACCGCCACTACCGTTTGATAATCACGGAACGCATGGACACAGGTACATGCCAGAGGGGAGCGATGCGTATCCGGGGGAAGAGGAAATCGAATGGGGGAGCGACCCGGGGCCGGCCACCGATCCAGACCGACAGCGCGTCGTGACGATCGCCTCCGACGACGTCGTCACCGTCGCGGAGCGGGACGAACTGGAGCGTCGGGGTGCGACGACGGCGTGGATTTCGATGGACGCAGAGCACGTCGTCGACGTCGCGGATCGCCAGTAATCGTCAACTCGGATCGCCTTCTGCCGCAGGTCGCTATCGCGCCGGTGCGATGCCGCCCTCGTCCCTGGTGAGCAGATAGAGCACGAACGAGGAGAGCCAGTGTGCGCCGGCGTAGTCGTCGGTGAAAGCCACCTCGAGGCCGGCCTCGGCGTGGCGCTGTGCACTCCGATCGAACAGACCGGAATAGGGGTGCGCCTCGAGCGTCGAGGCCAGCCCCGCGAGGGCCCACGCCTTCGAGACGTTCAGCCCGACGAAGTGGAGGGCGAGGCCGTCGTCGGGATCCGGGTCGACCTCGATCGGATCGAGAATCGAATCGTAGGGCTCGATCGTCAGATCGGGGAAGAAGTCGTCGACCCAGGCGGCGAACTCGTCGGGAGCGAGAACCCTGCGTAGGAGGTCGGCCTCCGCGAGCGCCGGCGAGAGGAAGTCCCAGCCCAGTGGCTCGTACTCGACCGGATAGGAGCGATCGTCGAGGTAGAAGCCCCGCGTAGCGTCCTCGACGGCACTCGCGAGCGACTCGTCCGCCACCGTCCGCGCGTAATCGAGGACCAGGCCGAGCGCGAACGCCGTGTTCTGGTGCGTGCCGACGCGGAACGGCTCGTCCTGTGTGAGAAACTCGGATTCGACGAGCGCACGAATCTGCTCCTCCAGCGACGCGAGCGTGGATTGCCACCCATCGGCGAGGTCGTCGTCCCACAGCGACAGCTCCGCGGCGAGCTGTAGCAACCACGCCCAGCCGTAGGGCTTCTCGAAGGTTGGGTGTTCCTCGAAGTAGCCGACCTCGGCCTCGATCGCCGCCGGCGTGAGACGGTCGTCGATCGACGCCACGATCCGCTCCCGTTCTGGGTGGTCCTCGAACAGTCGGAGCTGCCGGACAAGCGCCCAGTGGCTATGCACCGCGGAGTGCCAGTCGAAGCAGCCGTAGAAGACCGGGTGGTCGGCTTTCGGCTGGACCTCGTCGTCGGGGGCGTCGACCGACCCGACGTAGTGGGGAAACTCTGTCTCGATGGACTCCAGCGGGTGGTGGGCGAGCGCTGCCGCCTCCTCGGTTCCCATCCACTCGGACGTCCCCGACAGGAGCGTGGTCGCTTCGACGGACGTGAACGCAGTCATTCGTCACGTAGTCTCGACTGCTGCTCAATAAATTGGGAGCGTAGCGGTCTCGCTGATCGTGGGAATCGAACGGCGGTGACTCAGAATAATCACGTCAGTCGTCGCCGGGACGGAGACAGCAGGAAGCCGGTGGAGGGATTTGAACCCTCGGCCTAATCCTTACGAAGGATTCGCTCTAGCCAGTCTGAGCTACACCGGCGTGCACTCACTGGTATCCAAGTTCGAGAGTTAAGGGTTCCGAAACTCCGTGCGGGCTCACCGACGGCGGAGGCGAACGTCGAGACAGACGTTCACCTCATGTGGCGCGTAGGAACGGACGACGCGCTCGGTCTCGACGTCGACCTCGTAGCCGGCAGCGTCGGCGGCAGCCTCGATCGCCTCGGTCCCGGGGCCGAACGGATCGTCCTCGTGTTGGATATCGTAGAAGTGGAGGACGCACTCGTCGCCGGCGAGCAACATCGCCGTCTCGAGGAATTCGTCGGCACTGTGTGGGAGGTTCATCACGAGTCGGTCGGCCCAGTCGCCGTACCCATCCGTCGTCTCGCGGACGTCCGCGGCGAGAGCAGTCACCGATTCTGCGACGCTGTTGCGCTCGGCGTTCTCGCGGAGGTACTCGATCGCGACCGGGTTCTTGTCGACGCCGACGGCCGTCGCACCGCGCTTCGCGGCCGGGATCACGAACGGCCCGACGCCGGCGAACATGTCGAACACGTGTTCGTCCGCTTCGACTTGTTCGGTAACGCGGTGGCGCTCGGTCGCGAGACGCGGCGAGAAGAACACCTCGGCGAGGTCGACGAGGTACTCAGAGCCGTACTCGCGGTGGACGGTCTCTGTCGTGTCGCCGTGGAGGACCTCCCACTCGCGGACCCGCAGTTCGCCCTCGATTTTCGAGGCGCGGTTGAGGACCGTCTCGACAGGGATGTCCGAGTCCACGATCGCGTCGGCGAGGGCCCGCGCTCGCTCGGGATCGTCCTCGTCGACCACGACGACGTCGCCGATGCGCTCGTAGCTTGCCTCGAACTCGACGAGGTCGTTCGGGACCGTCTGGGTGTCGCGCTCGCCGGTGGCGTGATCGACGACGTCGAGGTCGTCCGGGATGGCGCCGGGATCCATGACGGGAACGAAGATGGCGTCGCCCTCGACGGCGATCTGGCGATCGTGATCGAGGAGGTCGGCCGCCTCGAGGCGCTGCCTGACCGCCTCGCCCTCGGTTCGCGGAACCGTCACGCACGGCGACTGCATGCACTCGCCTCGGATCCGGCCTTCGGTAAGGCTGACGCTCCACGATCGGCCGGGGCGAGAGCGCGGTCTGCGCGGAACCCCCGCGACCCGGAAAGATATGGGACGGGCCACCGATTGACTCTGCATGGACCTCGGACTCGACGGCAACGCTGCACTGGTCACGGCGAGCACGAGTGGCCTCGGCCTCGCGAGTGCACACGCCCTCGCACGCGAGGGCGCGAACGTCTCGATCTGCGGACGCACCGAGTCGCGACTCGACGAGGCGAAGGAGACGATCGAAGCCGACGCCGCAGGCAACGTGATGGCTCGGCAGGTCGACGTCACGGATCCCGACGAGGTACGCGCGCTCGTGGAGACGACCGCCGAGGCGTACGGCGGCATCGACCACGTCGTGACCTCCGCGGGTGGCGTCCCGAGCGGCTCCTTCCTCGACATGGAGGATCGGGACTGGTACCAGGCCTACGACACGCTCGTGATGAGTCACGTCTGGACGCTGCGTGCCGCCCACCCCCATCTCGTCGAGAGCGACGCGGGCTCGATCACCTCGATCACGTCGACCAGCGTACAGGAGGCGATCGACGGGCTCGTACTCTCGAACGCAGTCCGGCGCGCGGTCGTCGGCACGATCGACACGGTCGCACGAGAGTGGGCGCCGGGGATCCGTGCCAACGTCGTGATGCCGGGCGCCCACGAGACGCCCCGTATCGAGGAGCTGATCGAGCAGGCGCTCGATCGCGGCGAGTACGACAGCTACGAGGAGGGACTGACTGACTGGGCCGCACCGATCCCGCTCGACCGGATCGGCGACCCAATGGAGCTGGGCGACGTCGTTGCGTTCCTGGCGAGCGAGCGGGCCAGCTTCGTCACGGGCGCGACGATTCCCATCGACGGCGGCCGGACGCGGAGCTAGGGCGTATCGGCGAGATCGGTCTAGACGGACGGTTCACCAGGTCTCGACGCTACCCTCGCGCACGGCCTCGACGCAATCCTCACAGTCCTCGTTGCCAGCCTCGTAACAGGAGGGCCGACCCTTGTCGTCAAGCGGTGCGAGCCGTCGCTCCTCGTAGCGCCTGCAGACGAGCCGAACGCGCCCCTCCTCGTCCGTCGGGAGGGACCCGGCGCTGCGGGCGTTCGAGAAGGCGTCTTTCGCGTCCCCGAGCTGGCTGCGTGCGTTCTTGATGTTCCCGAGGAATCCGCTGGATCCGGACTCCTCGTCGGTGGATGGTTCACGTTCCGCGTCTTCTGCGTCCGTGGAGTCCCGCGGCGTGGCCGCATCCCCGTTGGGTTCCGGATCGTCCGCGTCCGTCATCGTGACCACTCGCTCATGAGCGGCACGTAGCGCGGCACCCCCAAAAGATGGTGGGTACGCGTGGCTACCAGATGGCGGCTCGCCGGCCGAGGAGACTACCCCATCCCGTCGTGAGGTACCCGCAATGACACGGCCAGTAATGGATTCACTCGCGTTAGCAAGAAAGCCTTTTTACCCAGTGGTATCTCCTCACAGCCATGTCAGAATCCGAGGCGAGGCATCCCTACGAGGATCCCTCGCTGTCGACCGAAGCGCGGATCGACGACCTCCTCGACCGGATGACGCTCGAGGAGAAAGCCGGCCAGCTGGTAGGGATGCCGCTCGGCAACTTCGAGCGGGGACGCGACGTCGACGAAGCCAAGGAGCTCGTCGACGAGCACCACCTCGGGTCCGTCGCGCCCTTCGGCTGGGGCGGCGCGTTCTACTGGACCCCGGACGAGTGTGCCGAGGTCGCCCGGGAGCTGCAGGAGTACGCCCGCGAGGAGACGCGCCTCGGGATTCCGCTGCTGTTCAACGCCGACGCCGTACACGGCCACGCCTACGTCAAGGGCGCGACGACCTTCCCGAACGGACTCGGGATGGCCGCGACGTGGGACACTGAACTGACGAAACGCGCCGGCGAAGTCACCGGCCGCGAACTTCGTGCAACCGGGATCCACCAGAACTACGGTCCGACCTGCGACGTTGGCCGCGACCCCCGCTGGGGCCGTGCCCACGAGACCTACGGCGAGAGCCCCTACCTAGTGAAGGAACTGATCGGTGCCGAAGTCACTGGCCTCCAGGGCGAGCACGGAAACGTCGACGACGAGTCCGTCATCGCCACTGCCAAGCACTTCCCGGCCTACGGTGAACCGCGTCGCGGCGAAGACGCCGCACCCGTCGAGATCTCGAACTCTACGCTCCGTCGGGTCTTCCTCCCCTCCTTCGAGGCAGCCGTCGAAGCAGACGTCTGGTCCGTGATGCCCTGCTACAACTCGATCGACGGCGAGGCAGTCCACGGCTCCCGACGCTTCCTCACCGAACTCCTCCGTGAGGAACTCGGCTTCGACGGCCACGTCGTCTCGGACTGGGGCGGCGTCGATCACCTGCAGAACGACCACAAAGTTACGCCCGACGACGAGGCGAGTTCGCGGCTGACCCGGCAGGCCGGTCTCGACGTCATCTCCGTCGGCATGGGCCGTCACGCCGAGCACACGGTCGACCTCGTCGAGTCCGGCGAACTCTCCGAGGACCGCATCGACGAGAGCGTCCGTCGCGTGCTCCGCGCGAAGTTCGAACTCGGACTCTTCGAGGGCGAGACCGCCGATCCCGAGGAGGCAGAAGCGACGCTCCGTGACGAGGAACACGTCCAG from Salinarchaeum sp. Harcht-Bsk1 includes these protein-coding regions:
- a CDS encoding DUF2891 domain-containing protein, giving the protein MTAFTSVEATTLLSGTSEWMGTEEAAALAHHPLESIETEFPHYVGSVDAPDDEVQPKADHPVFYGCFDWHSAVHSHWALVRQLRLFEDHPERERIVASIDDRLTPAAIEAEVGYFEEHPTFEKPYGWAWLLQLAAELSLWDDDLADGWQSTLASLEEQIRALVESEFLTQDEPFRVGTHQNTAFALGLVLDYARTVADESLASAVEDATRGFYLDDRSYPVEYEPLGWDFLSPALAEADLLRRVLAPDEFAAWVDDFFPDLTIEPYDSILDPIEVDPDPDDGLALHFVGLNVSKAWALAGLASTLEAHPYSGLFDRSAQRHAEAGLEVAFTDDYAGAHWLSSFVLYLLTRDEGGIAPAR
- a CDS encoding class I SAM-dependent methyltransferase family protein codes for the protein MQSPCVTVPRTEGEAVRQRLEAADLLDHDRQIAVEGDAIFVPVMDPGAIPDDLDVVDHATGERDTQTVPNDLVEFEASYERIGDVVVVDEDDPERARALADAIVDSDIPVETVLNRASKIEGELRVREWEVLHGDTTETVHREYGSEYLVDLAEVFFSPRLATERHRVTEQVEADEHVFDMFAGVGPFVIPAAKRGATAVGVDKNPVAIEYLRENAERNSVAESVTALAADVRETTDGYGDWADRLVMNLPHSADEFLETAMLLAGDECVLHFYDIQHEDDPFGPGTEAIEAAADAAGYEVDVETERVVRSYAPHEVNVCLDVRLRRR
- a CDS encoding SDR family oxidoreductase, with amino-acid sequence MDLGLDGNAALVTASTSGLGLASAHALAREGANVSICGRTESRLDEAKETIEADAAGNVMARQVDVTDPDEVRALVETTAEAYGGIDHVVTSAGGVPSGSFLDMEDRDWYQAYDTLVMSHVWTLRAAHPHLVESDAGSITSITSTSVQEAIDGLVLSNAVRRAVVGTIDTVAREWAPGIRANVVMPGAHETPRIEELIEQALDRGEYDSYEEGLTDWAAPIPLDRIGDPMELGDVVAFLASERASFVTGATIPIDGGRTRS
- a CDS encoding glycoside hydrolase family 3 N-terminal domain-containing protein; this translates as MSESEARHPYEDPSLSTEARIDDLLDRMTLEEKAGQLVGMPLGNFERGRDVDEAKELVDEHHLGSVAPFGWGGAFYWTPDECAEVARELQEYAREETRLGIPLLFNADAVHGHAYVKGATTFPNGLGMAATWDTELTKRAGEVTGRELRATGIHQNYGPTCDVGRDPRWGRAHETYGESPYLVKELIGAEVTGLQGEHGNVDDESVIATAKHFPAYGEPRRGEDAAPVEISNSTLRRVFLPSFEAAVEADVWSVMPCYNSIDGEAVHGSRRFLTELLREELGFDGHVVSDWGGVDHLQNDHKVTPDDEASSRLTRQAGLDVISVGMGRHAEHTVDLVESGELSEDRIDESVRRVLRAKFELGLFEGETADPEEAEATLRDEEHVQLSRESIQKSITLLQNDGDVLPLDDPDEIFVGGPNADDLIAQIGGWSIMDEEGVPGKTIREGLESVTDAEITYERGAGVAEYDDVEAAAEKAAEADVAVVAVGEDWYIHEFGPQQDAGHPTGEFPTRTELELPDPQIELVKAIQETGTPTIGLLVTGRPLAIPWMAEHLDALMMTYFPGSEGGEVVAEALTGEIEPAGRLPVSIPKSSGHLPTYFNYLRHPRPIGDDEHTDSYDPLFEFGHGLGYSEIETTGLSLSADAIGPGETVDVEVTVENVGDRASSEVVQLYVTDEWSTRVTPIRELKGFQRVEVDAGDTATVTLELSGEELGVVGPDTPHHVEDGVFELRVDDLEAELTVESEYDY